One Thermodesulfovibrionales bacterium DNA window includes the following coding sequences:
- a CDS encoding SCO family protein, whose protein sequence is MKTFSFVPFILTILAGGLVSAQPVMPPDRVGIDEKLSYPLPGGLSFHDEKGTLVDLRSIMRRPTVLSLVYLSCTHICPTLLGSLAEALGKIDLTPGRDYSLVTVSFDDRDLPELARQKKENYIKAVGRPVSETSWIFLTGDAQTINAFTDAVGFAFRRDRDGFSHPRVLLFFSPDGRIARYLYGTTFSPFDLRMALAEAAGTEKALSLDKLLLFLYHYDRGENRYLFNLPKVLAVILVAATASFLLFWLVAKKQGLSEGQRLGEGNGS, encoded by the coding sequence TTGAAAACCTTTTCTTTTGTCCCTTTCATTCTGACCATCCTAGCGGGGGGCCTCGTTTCGGCCCAGCCCGTCATGCCTCCGGATAGAGTCGGCATTGACGAGAAGCTCAGTTACCCCTTGCCAGGCGGTCTCTCCTTCCATGACGAAAAAGGCACCCTGGTTGATCTCAGAAGCATCATGAGAAGACCGACCGTACTCTCTCTCGTCTATCTATCATGCACCCACATCTGTCCGACCTTACTCGGCAGCCTTGCCGAGGCCCTCGGGAAGATAGACCTTACTCCGGGAAGAGACTATTCCCTTGTTACCGTGAGTTTCGACGATCGGGATCTACCGGAACTTGCGCGACAAAAGAAAGAGAACTATATAAAGGCCGTGGGCCGACCGGTTTCCGAAACCTCTTGGATATTTCTCACCGGCGATGCCCAAACGATAAATGCGTTTACCGATGCGGTGGGCTTTGCCTTTAGAAGGGACAGGGATGGATTCAGCCATCCTCGGGTTTTGCTATTTTTTTCTCCCGATGGAAGGATCGCGAGATACCTCTACGGCACGACTTTTTCACCCTTCGATCTGCGGATGGCCCTCGCCGAGGCCGCCGGCACGGAGAAGGCTCTGAGTCTAGACAAACTCCTTCTCTTCCTGTACCATTATGACCGCGGGGAGAATCGATATCTCTTCAACCTGCCTAAGGTGCTCGCGGTGATTCTCGTCGCCGCTACGGCATCTTTTCTTCTTTTCTGGCTCGTGGCGAAGAAACAAGGTCTGAGCGAAGGACAACGTCTCGGAGAGGGTAATGGAAGCTGA
- a CDS encoding cbb3-type cytochrome c oxidase subunit I: MEAESFYSEKGILSWIFSTNHKRIGLLYLAAILAFFSVGVVLGVIMRINLIAPGKFISERAYNSLFSVHGVIQIFLFIIPGIPASLGNFFLPILIGARDVAFPRINLTSWWLYMTGGILLILSIFIGGGAPDTGWTFYAPYSIRTTANISLALLGVILLGFSSIFTGLNFITTIHRLRAPGMSIFRMPLFCWSLYATAWTQVLATPVLALTLLLLILERFFAIGFFEPALGGDPILYEHMFWIYSHPAVYIMILPAMGVVSEIFPVFAKRTVFGYRAIAFSSLAIAFFGYLVWGHHMFTSGMSDTSRIVFSLITFLVAVPTGVKVFNWISTLYKGSIVLDSPLLFSLSFIFLFSIAGLTGLIIGTLSLNLYLHGTYFIVGHFHYTMFGGAGFGFFAGLHYWFPKMFGKMYHERTAKIAWFVMFVGFNILYFSMFLLGLQGMPRRYFQYLPRFYTNHVISTVGSWILAAGLALMFANFLRSLFKGDRAPMNPWGGKTLEWQIPSPPPAENFESIPKINRGPYYYD, from the coding sequence ATGGAAGCTGAAAGTTTCTATTCTGAAAAAGGAATTCTTTCCTGGATATTCTCGACGAATCACAAGAGAATAGGTTTGCTCTACCTCGCGGCGATACTCGCCTTTTTCTCCGTCGGGGTGGTCCTCGGCGTTATCATGAGGATAAACCTTATTGCGCCCGGGAAATTCATCTCGGAGAGGGCCTACAATTCGCTTTTTTCCGTGCATGGTGTCATACAGATATTCCTTTTTATCATACCGGGCATCCCGGCGTCATTGGGCAACTTTTTCCTGCCGATACTCATCGGCGCGAGGGATGTGGCGTTTCCGAGGATAAATCTGACGTCCTGGTGGCTCTATATGACGGGAGGTATTCTCCTCATCCTCTCCATCTTCATCGGTGGAGGAGCCCCTGATACCGGCTGGACCTTTTACGCTCCCTACAGTATAAGGACGACGGCGAACATCTCATTAGCCCTTTTGGGGGTCATCCTCCTCGGGTTTTCCTCCATATTTACCGGTCTTAATTTCATCACGACCATCCATCGCCTGAGGGCTCCCGGAATGAGCATATTCCGCATGCCCCTTTTCTGCTGGTCGCTCTACGCAACGGCATGGACACAGGTGCTCGCGACGCCGGTTCTCGCCCTCACCCTCCTCCTTCTCATCCTCGAGAGATTCTTCGCGATAGGATTCTTCGAGCCGGCGCTCGGCGGTGATCCGATCCTCTATGAACATATGTTCTGGATCTATTCGCATCCCGCCGTATATATCATGATCCTTCCCGCGATGGGAGTCGTCAGCGAGATCTTCCCCGTTTTTGCGAAGAGAACCGTCTTCGGATACAGGGCGATCGCTTTTTCGAGCCTCGCGATCGCCTTCTTCGGCTATCTCGTGTGGGGTCATCACATGTTTACGAGCGGGATGAGCGACACGTCGCGGATCGTCTTTTCGCTCATCACCTTTTTGGTCGCAGTCCCGACGGGCGTAAAGGTATTCAACTGGATCTCGACCCTCTACAAGGGGTCGATCGTGCTCGATTCCCCCCTGCTCTTCAGCCTGTCCTTTATCTTCCTTTTTTCGATTGCGGGTCTGACCGGACTCATTATCGGGACGCTCTCGTTAAATCTCTACCTCCACGGCACCTATTTCATTGTCGGGCATTTTCATTACACCATGTTCGGAGGTGCGGGATTCGGGTTCTTTGCTGGTCTCCATTACTGGTTCCCGAAGATGTTCGGAAAGATGTACCATGAAAGGACCGCAAAGATCGCCTGGTTTGTCATGTTTGTCGGATTCAACATCCTCTACTTTTCGATGTTCCTCCTCGGGCTGCAGGGGATGCCGAGGCGGTACTTCCAGTATCTTCCGAGGTTTTACACGAACCACGTGATCTCTACCGTCGGCTCCTGGATCCTTGCCGCCGGCCTTGCCCTCATGTTCGCAAATTTTCTTCGCTCCCTTTTCAAAGGTGACAGGGCGCCGATGAATCCCTGGGGAGGCAAGACTCTCGAATGGCAGATACCCTCGCCGCCTCCTGCCGAGAATTTTGAATCGATCCCCAAAATAAACCGCGGACCCTATTACTATGACTGA